TCGGAAATAAATTTTTAAATCATGATAAGCAGATTATGTTTGATTACAAAACAGTTTTTAAAAACATAGCAATTAAACACGTGTTATGTGTTGTCAACATATGACATACTAAACCCTCCCACTTCGATACGAAGTTGGAGAGCGTACTGCGAGCATACGGTCATCTTGTTTGGTTCGTCTTTATATCAGGGTCGCCATTACGACATGATGCTGTCCACGTGGTACTCTCGGCTAGCTGGTGCAGCCCCAGCCTCCACAATCATTAGTAGTCGGGGATGTTCGCTTCTTGGTGCACGTGCACCCCACGTGGTGAGTCATCAAGACTGGCTTGTACTTGTAGAATCCATCTTGACACCCTGTCTCCTTCAGGACCCGGATGCTGGTTGACACTCGGGAACACTCGTTAACGTCATTGCCAACACAAGCCGAACACTTGCAGACAGCCTGTGGCATGACGGATGGGAAGTGACCAGCAGGAAGCTCCGTGATGTTGTACCACCAGGGACAGATGGACCGGGAGAAGACTGGGGCGTTGGGGTCATCGCTCACCGAAGATGGACAGGATGGACCTGCTGTCTGGCTGTCGTTCACCAGCTGGTAGTTCAGCTCATTGGGCAGGTTGGAATTGTTGCCAGCCAACACAGACATCTGCAGATACATGGAAGAACCCAGGTGTTGGTTGAGGTTCTCAAACAGAAGGCTGAGGTTGGCAGGAGGTTGGCAGTTGGCGACTTGTCTTCGTTCTCTTGTGCTGACGTTCTTCTGTGGCAGGCACCAAACAGCGACTGCAGCACACAAGGTCACTGCGAGGCGAAATAGAAACATTTTGTCGATGTTGGATGAAAGACTTGTGGGGTTGAAGGCAATTCTGAACACCTATCTGACCAAACACAGCACTACCTTACAATATATACTACAATTCGGGAAGTTTTATGACAGGTAGCACAAAACGGTATTTCAGTGTCCAGGGCGCTTAATCCTAATATTTACTATGATATTTCCGATGTAACTATGATCTGTATGGTTTACAATGAACATAAAAACGGAATAGTGTGTTTATTGTTATTGATATCAATGCTTGTTTCAACTGTTCACCTTCCGTCATTTGAATTTACTCCGAAATATAAAATTCTTTTTCGAAATAAATCCCTATATTATTAGTTGGGTACGCTACCCATGCGTGTTAGCAGCGCTGGCGTTATTATTTCAGAAGTAGGAAGTATGGTGCAGACTCGTGTATCAAACTCTAGTGATCCGTATAATGTCCGACACACAGACATGAGAATAAGAGCGGCGTTTAATTGACCTTGACGCATTTTGTTGTGTTATGAATGATTCCATCTGGTCTcttgttttatatgtatttgCTCAGTTGTTACATATTTCATAAGATTAATGGATGGATGTTCACCAATATTGTCGACGAATTATAAAATTTGCTATGGTCATCAGATCCCAGAACACGTGATAATTCTAGCACCTTCTGAGACGTCCTCCAGGCTTCTGCACCGGTCAAAGATCAGCGAGTCAACTGTTTGTATATTtcccttttctgatgaattacACGAATAATATCATAATGATACTTGTGACTTTATTCTTTATCTATCTTATATATACACCACCTTTGCCAATTTCTTTCTTCAACTTTTTTGAGAGGTAATAATAATATTCGAATAGTATATTGTGTCAGTAATAATGTGCTGATGGCTCTGTATGTGGTTCCACCTTTGTTCACAGCAGTGATCATATTTTGATCACAAGGGCATGTTTCATGAGATTCGTTTTTTCTAGAAAACTAATTTCTACTAATTCTTTGAATCATCAAGTTTCAAGTGATGATTATGTATGTTATCCTCTTCTAAATTTTAATGTGGAAATTTTCATCAAAATTGAAACcctcaaatatattttatatatattctcCTAAAAACGCATAGGTGATGTTGATATATGAAAATTCAATCAAGACCAAAGAACCCAATGTTTGtagcgttaaatattaactcactaactcacatgTGTTATCTTCCTTTAAAGTTAGAAGATTAAATGAAAATACACACATGCGTTTCTTCtttgtgggtgagtgtgggAGGTATATTTACGGATTCAGGTAAAAATAACCCCAATGTTTGCCACTAAGGACTGTTATGTTCGTGTACAATTACAATTTTCAAAACAgacatattttatgaaaaagaaaaaagtcaGAACAGATGAATTGTATCAAGATAACAATGCACCACTCGGGACAAATGCTATTGTTGTGTGTATACTTTCTTCCTGTCACAACACAATAATATTGTAAGGTCAGTTTTAATACCGTTAGCTGACGTGGACCACCATGGTTAATAAGGAAGTGTGGGCATTGTGACGAGCTAGGGACTGTATACGCTCATACCAGGAATGACGAACCTTCCAAGGTAGTGTTACACTTTAGAACGAAGAACAACCTTACACTCTCTGTGGTACACGAGTAGATCCTAATGGACATGGCGATTAAGTATGTGATAAGTTTATTTCAGATACAAGTGTTTAAGATGTGGGGTTTTATGATAGCAGTGTTGGGCTGCTAGTAACCCTGAAATCAGCGGTCACCTCAACAATCGGTCTTGCTTGTCAATCACTCTGCTTATCTATGGGTTTATGGTCAGGAAGTCTTGGTTCAAAGCTAAATGTTAATTATTAGAAATGGTTTTATCACCATTATATGATAATGAACCAGAAAGTGGTAATGGGGTAGGATTGTTTAGGTTTTCCCAACAATGGTCATACCCAAGACACGAGCTGACATGTCAAGGATTATGATCAGCGCACATCTTGAAATTCGACCCCACAGGTAACGGACTTAGGCGTTTTGTTGTGGAGACAACTGAGACGACTTGGTTATTCCGTTCCTCCATTGTAAGTTTGGGGAACAACCTATCATTTTGCTTCAACGTTTGACTGGGGATAATCGTTAGGTTTTGCCATATcgataaaatttaaaaaaaaatattttgtcatctACGCTTTGCGATGATCAGTAACCAAGTGATCAGAAGCTGATAAAACCCGTAAACAGGACACGGAAACCAGTGAAACATTGGAATTAGCCAGCAACATTACGTTATCTGTGCAAACATGCAAAGCAGTTTCAAAACGCCAAGAAGGCGAGGGGGTGTCTCAGGAACAGGTACAAAGTGGCTTTGTGGCTTTGCGGCTTTGTCATTACATGGAAGACTCTTTTGGAATATCTGCAGTTGTCTGATATTCTGTCTTCTGTTTCCAATAATCAACATTCAGAGAAACATTGAGCAACACACACAGAAACGCAAAACACACACCACACttaaacacatatacacatacatacacacacatcatacatacatacatgtatgatatTCATGGAAATTCACTTTTATTATAAGCCGATATTTACGTCCTATGTGTGACGTCCATAATgtgacacacatatacatctttGACCCATGGATTATGTAGGCAAGGGGTAGACAGTTCCCCAGTGACAATTTACGTGAAGTGTGTACCATGGCGTTAtaaagaaatatgtattttacacgGCATCAAGTCTTTCGGAGCCACATTAACATGCGTCTCTCTGCAGCTTTCCTCAACTTCAACCTCAAGCTAAACAGTTTTATACGCTAAAAGTATTTCTATACACGCTCGAGTTCTGATAATGATGACAAAATATAAGTGATCATTATTTCCAGTGAATATAAACTGTCGTTCGAAACAGGAATTGATCTAATTAAATGTGGCGTTTATCACATTATGGAACATGAAATATACACCTATTGTTTTCACCTGTACGTTTTCAGCTGACTAGTTGTACCACCAAAATTCCTACATTACACCGCTGAGCAGGttcggagtagaataggcccacagccaacccatgcttgccataaaagttaACTATGGTTGTCGCAAAGagtgacaaacgggatcggttggtcaagctcggtgacttggttgacacgtcatcagttcgcggttgcgcagatcgatgctcctgttgttgatcactgggttgtctggtccacacacgattagttacagactgccgccagatactggaatattgctgagtgtggcgtaaaactaaactcactcgtgcCTTAGAGAATTTCAATGCAAGCAAAGATTAAAGGTGAAAATGTAACTTAACACACGGATGACGTTTTCATATTTGACAACAGTGACCAATAAGTAGGCTGATGCCATTTACTTTTTCAGTTTGTACCTTGCGTACAAATTATGAAGGTACAGTTTACCAATTCTTCAAGGGAGAAAATCTGCCGATATACTGTGTAACACTGATACCTTGTAAACATCCACCCACTGAGACCACACATAGAGGAAAATATAGCTGGGGACTTAAGACTTCTGTTACGAGGAACTATCCTTTGCCCCGTGAATTTATTGACTTGACGGTGACGGTATCAAATACTGGAATGGTCACTTTTATTCACTGGATATCGTTTGGAAGTAATGTACGAAACGAATAGTCAGGTTGATTTGAATAAGCGACACCAAGCACATCTCTATATTCCGCCTCACATTCAAAGAGGAAGGCAACATACAGAAAGTCTTTAAATGTTGTTCGTTTTAAATACACTTCCGAAATTTCATGCTGCCACCACCACGACGACCTCCACCTCAATTTCCCTGCAACGCACCCACCCCAGGGCGAGACCTTTTCTTTACTTAGAAATTCAAGTCAGTTAACCTGTGTTGATTACAGTAGGTTCGTGTCGAAATGTGTTCCGTGTTGACTGTGAGTCACGAGACCTCTACCAATTGGTTTGTTGTCTAACAGTCGACGAAAGTACTGTTCACTTACACTCCCATGTTTATCCGTGCTGTCAATAATTCCGTATCCCTACACTGAGTCCAGCCCGTTGGATCTTTGTGCAATGATTTCCCTGATATTTTCAATCACAAGGAGAAATGTCGGTAGGATAGAGAACTTACTAAATGGGGCAACACCCGGAGAAATGGTCAGCCAACTGTTTCTGAAATCATTCAGTTACTTTAGGAATTAATTTAGGAATTTAGGAAGCACAATATTATTTGAATGTGAGAAAATATGGACTTTGGAGGGAAAGGAAAGTTCTCGATCATTCGATCGAATTGTGCAATGTGAATGAGACATGAACCATGAACCCGACAAGTCTCTAGGAACTTGATATCGTCAGTGTTGtgatgctctttatatattccatGAATCAGTCACGAGGGGAGATATCGGTAGGGTAATTACACTCTTAACAAAAAGTAGGAGAACCCTAACTTTTTATTTAGATAGGAAGCATAAGCGTCAACAAACCTTTCAAAGCTAGACATCTTgcgaacgcaccaccatttctctttatcaccacccctaaacacaaccaTTGGATTCCCGTGTACAACCcagtagccccatacatgtGTATGAGGTGTCACTTATGATTTGATGGTTTTCTAGATATTTGATTAATTACTCTAGACCATgaattttgacaatcatcttgcatcacacaggtgtTAGTATCTGTTTCTAGccttttattttttttgaaaatgaaacccGTGCAAATTTTATGTcatacaccagtcatctttGAAGAGCGATTACTGTAAAAACAACTATGGTCAGAAAGAAGTGCAGCTGGTGATGCATCCATTTTTAATTTAtcacatcaacattgattgactccgatacaTCTCCCAAACTTGGGGAATCGTAACTTAAAGATGAAGTCTACCTACTTTTCTTGAAGAGTCTATTAACTTGGTTTTGGTCTACAACCGGCAGAAACTACTACACTTAGAAATCACCATGTTTTATGTGAACTATATGTTGGCTGGgaagagttagtgagttagttcggttttacgccacttttaacaacattcaagcaacatcgcggcgggggacaccagaaatgaggtTTTAGTGGGCGCCGGAAAGATGACTCGCTCAGTGATGTAATGATCAACAGGCAACCCGACATGATTACACAGAATAGTGTCACTAAACCATCATGCATGCTGAACCCCACTTATCTTATCAGCAGATAGGCAATGCAGCTAGGGTCGACTATGTGAGTTTTAAATTGTTTCTCCGCCAGGATATTTGATCCAATGAAAGATTTTAAAAGCATAAATTCCTTTGTGCTCATAGTTGATAGGTTATAAGCCTACAATGCCGAAAAAGAAAATCATAATAGACAATATATATAAACTGAATGATGAGATTGAATGATAAAACTCCAATAAACATCTTAACGCAATAAGACTTCTGGTAGCAGGCAGCAATATTTCCTTTGCAAAACCGTCTTTTAGCTGAGTCACTTCATCGACATCAGTGACATCAATGAGCTCTGTCAATCACCTCCAACCCCACCCCGCTACCAACAACCCACCCCCTTCCCTTCGCCCTCCCTCAGTTTCACTGGAAaagttatttcatttaaatgtataCAAACTGAACTAGATATGAGAGCAAGAGAGCAAGCGGGGGTTAATACTAAAATAGTCACCCTAATGCTTAAACAGGAAGCGCTTCAATACTGCTTATAATAGGTAAACCTGACTGACAATCACGCGGATACCTCTCTACCGCTTCCTCTCTCGGCGTTTTGTCACGGAATCGCCTTTCGAAAAATCCCGAATGGATGTATATAAGTGGGATGGTAGTGCTGTGTTTGACCAGACTTGCCAATAAACCACAGTTCTTTCATCTAATATCGACAAGATAACTATGTTTCTACTTCGCCTCGCAGTGACCATGTGTGCTGCAGTCGCTGTTTGGTGCCTGCCACAGAAGAACGTCAGCACAAGAGAACGAAGACAAGTCGCCAACTGCCAACCTCCTGCCAACCTCAGCCTTCTGTTTGAGAACCTCAACCAACACCTGGATTCTTCCATGTATCTGCAAATGTCTGTGTTGGCTGGCAACAATTCCAACCTGCCCAATGAGCTGAACTACCAGCTGGTGAACGACAGCCAGACAGCAGGTCCATCCTGTCCATCTTCGGTGAGCGATGACCCCAACGCCCCAGTCTTCTCCCGGTCCATCTGTCCCTGGTGGTACAACATCACGGAGCTTCCTGCTGGTCACTTCCCATCCGTCATGCCACAGGCTGTCTGCAAGTGTTCGGCTTGTGTTGGCAATGACGTTAACGAGTGTTCCCGAGTGTCAACCAGCATCCGGGTCCTGAAGGAGACAGGGTGTCAAGATGGATTCTACAAGTACAAGCCAGTCTTGATGACTCACCACGTGGGGTGCACGTGCACCAAGAAGCGAACATCCCCGACTACTAATGATTGTGGAGGCTGGGGCTGCACCAGCTAACCGAGAGTACCACGTGGACAGCATCATGTCGTAATGGCGACGCTGATATGAAGACGAACCAAACAAGATGACCGTATGCTCGCAGTACGCTCTTCGTGGTAGGGTTTAGTATGTCAGATACTGACAAACCATATGGGGGTGTTTACTTAAATACTTTAAAGTTTTTAACTTTCGGTTTGCATTCCAATATAACAATGTTAACACCCTCCTATCATGTGATGTTCAGCAAGGTGTCCTTGAAAAGGAGAGAAGAGTTTTagcaatagaatggtttgataTTTTTAACACAATTTGGTTGATGTAGGTCTTTGGCATCATACCAGTTAAAATCTGGCAGAAAGTTGTTTTGTGCAACTGTCAACAGGTTTAGTTTATTAACACTTAAAATTTGCGGTTGTAGTTGTTTTCTGCTGCCATCTGTTTGTGTGAGAGGCATAGGAGGTAAAGCACTGTATATTTAATTCtatgttgaaaatatatattattaaccTTGTTATAACTATTTATTGTTATTGCTTATACTATTTGTTTCATGGTGCTAACGTCTGTCCCTTCAACGCTTCATCCGACTGACGTCTTTTGTACTAGGTAGTATTTGTTTGTGTCTCGGAGTCATCATGATCTAAGTATGGTCGATCGGTTGGCCGCTCGGTTTAAAGAACTAAAAGAATATATGTTCACACCTCTATCAGAAATGACCAAAATACAACGCCTATTTCAAGCTGTTTGGCAAAGCAAAATCTGCATATGGATAAAATGCAAAACACCTCTCCTGTTTTCTTCGGTATTTGGAAATTAACCTGCATATATGTATGCAAAACACCTCTCCTGTTTTCTTCGGTATTTGGTAATTAACCTGCATATATGTTGCTCTTTTCACAAATGCACAAACAAAAGAGTGCTTAATAATGTGAGAAGTTATTATTTGTCCATGGCAACCATCTCACGAGGAATGCCTTGTTTTCTGCTTTCCTATGAAACCATAATAAAAGTGATCTCATTTGCACTCCACGTGTGTCATTCTGAGTCTGTACTTGAGTCTGAGTGAGTCTGTCTGTGAGGAGCACAGCCTATGCCATTTTGCTGTATGGCAGCAAAATACTATTGTATTTAACCATTGAGAAATACAGCTGTCTAACTAAAGAGTAACTattgtcaaaacaaaacagCCCTACCCTCGTGGAGAGGTCTTatttaagttggataacttgtgcccaaaCCGTTTCTTAACTGAATAAACTATGTTTAAAGCAATCAAA
The window above is part of the Haliotis asinina isolate JCU_RB_2024 chromosome 1, JCU_Hal_asi_v2, whole genome shotgun sequence genome. Proteins encoded here:
- the LOC137274869 gene encoding interleukin 17-like protein, which produces MFLFRLAVTLCAAVAVWCLPQKNVSTRERRQVANCQPPANLSLLFENLNQHLGSSMYLQMSVLAGNNSNLPNELNYQLVNDSQTAGPSCPSSVSDDPNAPVFSRSICPWWYNITELPAGHFPSVMPQAVCKCSACVGNDVNECSRVSTSIRVLKETGCQDGFYKYKPVLMTHHVGCTCTKKRTSPTTNDCGGWGCTS
- the LOC137274885 gene encoding interleukin 17-like protein, which produces MCAAVAVWCLPQKNVSTRERRQVANCQPPANLSLLFENLNQHLDSSMYLQMSVLAGNNSNLPNELNYQLVNDSQTAGPSCPSSVSDDPNAPVFSRSICPWWYNITELPAGHFPSVMPQAVCKCSACVGNDVNECSRVSTSIRVLKETGCQDGFYKYKPVLMTHHVGCTCTKKRTSPTTNDCGGWGCTS